The Sorangiineae bacterium MSr11367 genome window below encodes:
- a CDS encoding AAA family ATPase, whose protein sequence is MELGGEMVEGFTIEATISASTRSVVYRARRAATSASESGTVVLKVLQGTSARREDRARYRHEFETVRRVRSSSVIRAHELRTDEGTTFLVLEDFGATSLDKLAAERAFSLEQTLRIVAQVCSALDAIHGAQIVHNDVKPANIVFCPQSGEAKLIDFGASTTLTTPVSSDANQQVPLEREFTLAYISPEQTGCMNRAIDHRTDLYSLGVTLYELLTHRVPFLGSDALEWVHAHLARRPKPPADVDPTIPRAVSEVVMKLLEKNPEDRYQSAIGVKADLERCIAIGLTNREQCFPLGEDDILDAFSIPQKLYGREWEIARLVAAFERTVDGPCELVLVSGYSGIGKTSLIRELHVPVGRRRGYLISGKFDQLRRSVPYAAISEAFHELVQQLLCEPQQSLTRWRSEILGALGNKARALFDVIPDLERLLGPQPEVPKLGTIETQNRFDLVFGSLLDVLCRPEHPLVLFIDDLHWIDSASLHLLEMLVAAGERRNLLVIGAYRNNEVGPAHPLKGFIDGRRAAQLVLEDIALGPLEPADMGALCADVFHRSKDDVEPLVELLRQKTDGNPFFVNQFLRALHADGVLTFDASARHFTWTAEAILERNVTENVADLLARRLCSLSPECLRTVHLAACIGNQFDIKTLAWICDASEEAAYAKLLPALHDGFVLPTSGLETTTGDTTPVLVHRQFRFLHDRVQQAAYDAEDVEARKQSHLRIGRRLLEHAGAGEEHIFAIADHLNAARELVTPAERPTLAHLNSLAGQHAKRANAYAAASAYYQAGFACVGPWEREHEANMSMRLELAEIEYLLGHFELSEKISLELMDRARTPIERAEVCKLLLWLYTLETKHRDVLRWGCTGLRALGIDIDEDGDLDAALDIELTGIERGRAGRPIASLIDLPEMTEPAILVAMRLLVGMLPSSYMTNQELDGVLAAKLANLSITHGNCPESSTAYAMFGIFLSSRCDAYRAGYEYGMLGWRLSEKHGERSHTCKDGTHMGAFLSPWMEHLQASLPFFDEGYRCGLDAGELQWAGYNLMFRAINLLHLGEPLAEVNREIGEALRFSVQTRNDVARSFLEAIQFRVLNLLGKTSGESVFSLGDVDVTSWLKKNEGQGTQVTILHIEIAQALYIHGDVPRALEWCRKAEENLPYMRGLVQNAPHALFHALAWLDVGAAGEGAEAIEQCRQRLSRWAETCPANFRHMHWILEAALARVAGDSWRALTLLDDASRAASRQGFRQYAALASELAGKLLIESGRREMGLPYITEAREAYQAWGATRKVAQLDRMYAQVSIPRPKDSRPSAPSAEWSSSGNLSESIDLAAIFKASQTISSEMELDRVFGVLLEMCLAAAGAEAAVLMLAEERASVSSGDLELRVVARARAFEQAEVRAIPLEECSDLVPAVVHFVARTGEPRVLHDAISDPMFGRDEIVQRRVPKSILCVPIMRGGGLIGVLYLENNQTTDAFTVARVRVLTVLASQAAISLDNARLYSALKDNNEKLTVALDAARESARLKTEFLANTSHELRTPLNAIVNIPNGLAARLSERVAWTCSSCHQLLIARALPMGEAASGSGDANWSPDHCPRCGAVAAFSKQKVCLYRGQWADAIGYLRVVRTNGEQLIGLVEDLLDMSRLDAARMRIEPTEVDAQDAVRQVVDKMRGLGEARHIVVRRSADGSASMLEADPGRLQQVLINLVDNAIKFSREGSTVEVGVSKEHGFVVFRVRDEGIGIAASEQEKIFQSFYQVDGTNTRHAGGAGLGLAICREIVHLHHGKIWVESSPGQGSTFFVRLPCIEEAQRARRP, encoded by the coding sequence ATGGAGCTCGGGGGAGAGATGGTGGAAGGATTCACGATCGAGGCGACGATCTCCGCGAGCACGCGCTCCGTCGTTTATCGTGCGCGCCGTGCAGCAACGAGCGCCTCGGAATCCGGAACGGTCGTCCTGAAGGTGCTGCAAGGAACGAGTGCGCGCCGCGAAGACCGTGCGCGCTACCGCCACGAATTCGAAACGGTTCGGCGCGTTCGCTCCTCTTCCGTCATACGAGCGCACGAGCTTCGCACCGACGAAGGGACGACCTTTCTCGTGCTCGAAGATTTCGGCGCCACGTCCCTCGACAAACTTGCAGCCGAGCGGGCGTTCTCCCTCGAGCAGACGCTTCGAATCGTCGCCCAAGTCTGCTCGGCGCTCGATGCGATCCATGGCGCCCAAATCGTTCACAACGACGTCAAGCCGGCCAACATCGTATTCTGCCCCCAGTCGGGCGAGGCCAAACTCATCGACTTCGGAGCCAGCACGACGCTCACCACACCCGTCTCCAGCGATGCGAACCAGCAGGTCCCGCTGGAGCGTGAGTTCACGCTTGCCTATATTTCGCCCGAGCAGACGGGGTGTATGAATCGGGCCATCGATCACCGGACCGATTTGTATTCACTGGGGGTGACGCTGTACGAGCTCTTGACCCACCGCGTCCCGTTCCTCGGCAGCGATGCGCTCGAATGGGTGCATGCCCACCTGGCGCGACGCCCAAAGCCTCCGGCCGACGTCGACCCGACCATTCCGCGGGCCGTTTCCGAGGTCGTCATGAAGTTGCTCGAGAAGAATCCCGAGGACCGATACCAGAGCGCCATCGGCGTCAAGGCGGACCTCGAGCGCTGCATCGCCATCGGGCTCACGAACCGCGAGCAGTGTTTTCCGTTGGGGGAGGACGACATTCTCGACGCCTTCTCCATCCCGCAAAAGCTGTATGGGCGCGAATGGGAGATTGCGCGGCTGGTGGCTGCGTTCGAGCGTACGGTGGATGGGCCGTGTGAGTTGGTCCTCGTTTCAGGTTATTCGGGAATCGGAAAAACGTCGCTCATCCGCGAGCTTCACGTACCCGTCGGCCGCCGCCGCGGCTACCTCATCTCGGGAAAATTCGATCAGCTCCGCCGCAGTGTTCCGTATGCGGCCATTTCCGAGGCGTTCCATGAGCTGGTCCAGCAGCTCCTGTGCGAACCGCAACAGAGCCTCACGAGGTGGCGCAGCGAGATCCTCGGCGCCCTCGGCAACAAGGCGCGCGCGCTCTTCGACGTCATTCCCGATCTCGAACGGCTGCTCGGCCCGCAACCGGAGGTGCCGAAGCTCGGCACCATCGAGACGCAAAATCGCTTCGACCTCGTTTTTGGCAGCCTTCTCGACGTGCTTTGCCGGCCCGAGCATCCGCTCGTGCTCTTCATCGACGACCTCCACTGGATCGACTCTGCGTCGCTCCACCTTCTCGAGATGCTCGTGGCCGCGGGCGAGCGGCGCAATCTCTTGGTCATCGGTGCCTATCGCAACAACGAGGTCGGCCCTGCCCATCCGCTCAAGGGGTTCATCGACGGCAGAAGGGCCGCACAACTCGTTTTGGAGGACATCGCACTCGGTCCCCTCGAGCCGGCCGACATGGGCGCGCTTTGCGCCGACGTGTTCCATCGCAGCAAGGACGACGTCGAGCCCCTCGTCGAGCTGCTGCGGCAGAAAACCGATGGCAATCCCTTCTTCGTCAATCAGTTCCTCCGCGCTCTCCACGCCGACGGCGTGCTCACATTCGATGCGTCGGCACGCCATTTCACCTGGACAGCCGAGGCCATTCTCGAGCGCAACGTCACCGAGAACGTCGCCGATCTGTTGGCCCGTCGTCTCTGCTCCCTTTCGCCCGAGTGCCTTCGTACCGTGCACCTCGCCGCCTGCATTGGCAATCAGTTCGACATCAAGACGCTGGCCTGGATTTGCGATGCATCCGAGGAGGCTGCGTACGCCAAGCTCCTGCCGGCGCTCCACGACGGCTTCGTTCTCCCGACCTCCGGTCTCGAAACCACCACGGGCGATACCACTCCCGTACTCGTGCACCGCCAATTTCGCTTCTTGCACGACCGCGTCCAGCAGGCCGCTTACGATGCCGAGGACGTCGAAGCCCGAAAGCAATCGCATCTGCGCATCGGTCGCCGGTTGCTCGAGCACGCCGGGGCCGGCGAGGAGCACATCTTCGCCATCGCCGACCATCTGAACGCGGCCCGGGAGCTCGTCACCCCCGCCGAGCGACCCACGCTCGCGCATCTCAATTCGTTGGCCGGGCAGCACGCGAAGCGCGCCAATGCCTATGCTGCGGCGAGTGCTTATTACCAAGCGGGCTTTGCATGCGTTGGCCCCTGGGAACGAGAGCACGAGGCCAACATGAGCATGCGCCTCGAGTTGGCGGAGATCGAATACCTACTTGGCCACTTCGAGCTCTCCGAAAAGATCAGCCTCGAGCTCATGGATCGCGCGCGCACGCCGATCGAACGTGCCGAAGTTTGCAAATTGCTTTTGTGGCTCTATACACTCGAAACGAAGCATCGAGACGTTCTCCGATGGGGCTGCACTGGATTGCGCGCGCTCGGCATCGACATCGACGAAGATGGGGATCTGGACGCGGCACTCGACATCGAATTGACGGGAATCGAACGCGGCAGGGCCGGGCGCCCCATTGCCTCTCTCATCGATCTGCCGGAAATGACGGAACCCGCGATTCTCGTTGCGATGCGACTGCTCGTGGGCATGCTCCCGAGTTCGTACATGACGAACCAAGAGCTCGACGGAGTTCTGGCCGCCAAACTCGCCAATCTGTCGATCACTCATGGGAACTGCCCGGAGTCGTCGACCGCATATGCCATGTTCGGCATTTTCCTGAGTTCACGATGCGATGCTTACCGCGCGGGCTACGAGTATGGCATGCTCGGCTGGCGACTCAGCGAAAAACACGGCGAGCGCTCGCACACGTGCAAAGACGGCACGCACATGGGGGCATTTCTCTCGCCGTGGATGGAGCACCTTCAAGCGAGCCTGCCTTTCTTCGACGAAGGGTATCGCTGCGGGCTCGATGCTGGCGAATTGCAATGGGCCGGGTACAATCTGATGTTCCGGGCCATCAATCTTCTTCATCTCGGGGAACCGCTCGCGGAGGTCAATCGAGAAATTGGCGAAGCTTTGCGCTTTTCGGTCCAAACACGCAACGACGTGGCGCGCAGCTTTCTCGAAGCCATTCAGTTCCGGGTTCTCAATCTTCTCGGCAAAACCTCGGGCGAGAGCGTCTTCTCGCTCGGCGACGTCGATGTCACGTCGTGGTTGAAGAAGAACGAAGGGCAGGGGACCCAAGTTACGATTCTCCATATCGAAATAGCGCAGGCGCTGTACATTCATGGTGATGTCCCGCGCGCCCTCGAATGGTGCCGGAAGGCCGAGGAAAATCTGCCCTACATGCGGGGCCTCGTTCAAAACGCCCCGCACGCGCTCTTCCATGCGCTCGCATGGCTCGATGTCGGGGCCGCCGGGGAAGGTGCGGAGGCCATCGAGCAGTGCCGGCAAAGGCTTTCGCGCTGGGCCGAGACATGCCCGGCCAACTTTCGGCACATGCACTGGATCCTCGAGGCCGCCCTGGCGCGCGTGGCCGGCGATTCATGGCGCGCGCTCACCTTGCTCGACGATGCGAGCCGCGCGGCGAGCCGGCAAGGCTTTCGGCAGTACGCCGCGCTCGCATCCGAGCTCGCGGGCAAGCTCCTGATCGAGTCCGGCCGGCGCGAGATGGGCCTCCCCTACATCACCGAGGCGCGCGAGGCCTACCAGGCCTGGGGCGCCACGCGCAAAGTGGCACAACTCGATCGCATGTATGCACAAGTGTCGATACCTCGGCCGAAAGATAGCCGTCCCTCCGCGCCCTCGGCGGAGTGGAGTAGCTCGGGAAACCTCTCCGAGTCGATCGATCTCGCGGCGATTTTCAAGGCTTCCCAGACGATTTCCAGCGAAATGGAGCTCGATCGCGTCTTCGGCGTGCTTCTCGAAATGTGCCTCGCGGCCGCCGGCGCCGAAGCCGCCGTCTTAATGCTCGCCGAGGAGCGGGCCAGCGTTTCCTCCGGAGACCTGGAGCTTCGGGTCGTCGCCCGCGCCCGCGCGTTCGAGCAAGCCGAGGTTCGAGCCATCCCGCTCGAGGAGTGCTCCGACCTGGTCCCCGCCGTTGTCCATTTCGTCGCGAGAACGGGCGAGCCTCGCGTGCTCCACGACGCGATCTCCGACCCCATGTTCGGACGCGACGAGATCGTCCAGCGGCGCGTCCCCAAGTCCATTCTGTGCGTCCCCATCATGCGCGGTGGCGGTCTGATCGGCGTCCTTTATTTGGAGAACAACCAGACCACCGACGCCTTCACGGTGGCTCGAGTCCGGGTGCTCACCGTCCTCGCTTCCCAGGCCGCCATCTCCCTGGACAACGCCCGCTTGTATTCTGCACTGAAAGACAACAACGAGAAGCTCACCGTCGCACTCGACGCGGCGCGGGAGAGCGCTCGCCTCAAAACCGAGTTTCTCGCCAACACGTCGCACGAGCTCCGTACGCCGCTCAACGCCATCGTCAACATCCCCAACGGCCTCGCGGCCCGCCTCTCCGAGCGGGTCGCGTGGACGTGCTCCTCGTGCCACCAGCTCCTCATTGCACGAGCTCTTCCCATGGGTGAGGCCGCGTCGGGCTCGGGCGACGCGAATTGGTCACCGGATCATTGCCCCCGGTGCGGCGCCGTCGCAGCCTTTTCCAAGCAGAAGGTGTGCCTGTATCGCGGACAATGGGCGGACGCCATCGGATATCTCCGTGTCGTTCGCACCAACGGCGAGCAACTCATTGGCCTCGTGGAAGATCTGCTGGACATGAGCCGCCTCGATGCCGCGCGCATGCGCATCGAGCCGACGGAAGTCGATGCGCAAGACGCCGTACGCCAGGTGGTCGACAAGATGCGCGGGCTTGGCGAAGCGCGGCACATCGTCGTTCGACGCAGCGCGGACGGGAGCGCGTCCATGCTCGAAGCCGATCCGGGCAGGCTGCAGCAGGTGCTCATCAACCTGGTGGACAATGCCATCAAGTTTTCCCGCGAAGGGAGCACGGTCGAGGTCGGGGTCTCCAAGGAGCATGGCTTCGTGGTCTTCCGCGTTCGCGACGAGGGGATAGGTATCGCCGCGTCGGAGCAGGAGAAGATCTTCCAGAGCTTTTACCAAGTCGATGGAACGAACACGCGTCACGCGGGCGGCGCTGGACTGGGGTTGGCGATCTGCCGG